CTGACTGGCGCCTACTACGAACTCGACACCGGCAAGGTGACCGTCACCTGACGATAGGTTCTGGAGCTGCCCGTCTCCCGCTCCGAAAGGCGTCTCGTGGCCGACCTCGACCAACACCACCGGATGCTCCTGCGTGACACCGACACCGGCCCGGTGACCATCGCCGGAATGATCCACCGCGAGCCGACCGACGGCACGCTGCGCGGACGCGCCGAGCTGATCGCCACCGCCGGGCACTGGCCGCTGGTGGAGAGCAACGCCGGCGAGGCAGACGAGAGCTACCGCTGCTATCTCCTGTGGGGTGTGACGCCCGAGCTCTGGATGATGTACCTGGAAGACCGCACCACTCAGACGGCCGCCATCGAGTTCTTCGGCACCGACGGGGCGGAGGTCGCGGAGATCGCCCGCCGGGTGACCCTGATGTTCGAGTTGCGTCCGTACCAGCGGGACGAACTGCTGGCCGATGCCGCCCGGCTGAGCGGGCGTGAGAAGGGCCGGGCGATCCTCCGGGTCGCGCTGGCGATGGGTTCCGACGACGACCCGGAGTACTTCGGGGCAATCCTGCAGGCCTCCCACGATCCCGACCCCGACATCCGGAACGCGGCCGCCTGGTCCACGCTCTACCTGTCGAACACGGAGTCACTCATGATGCTGGCCCGGATGGCCGAGGAGGACCCGGATCCGAAGGTGCGCAAAGCGAGCGCGGAACTGCTCTCGGAAATCAGCTGACGTCAGTCGATCTGGGTGAGGTGCCCGTTGTCCACGTCGTACATGAAGCCGCCGACGAGGATGTCGTCCCCGATCAGCGGGTGTTCGCGGACGGCGGCGACGTCGCGGCGGAGCGCTTCGAGCTGGTCGGGGATGACCGAGATCGGCAGGTAACCGGCCGGTTTCCCGGCGGCCAGTTCGACCTTCTCGCGGAGCTCGTCCTCGGACATCGCGGCCATCGCGCAGCGGGTGTGCGGGATGATCATGATCCGCCGGACGCCGAGCAGCTGGACGCCGAGGATCAGCCCGGTCATCGTGATCTCGGTGACCCGCCCGCCGGCGGAACGCAGGACCTTCGCGTCGCCGGGTTTGAGCCCGAGCATCTCCAGCGGCGGGATCCGCGAGTCCATACAGGTGACCACGCCGATCCCGGCATGGGCGATCCCGTCGAATCCGCCGTAGTGGAAGTCGGCGGCGTACTCCGCGTTCGCGGCGAGCAGGTCGTCGAAGCCTTCGCTCATCGCATTGCTCCTGATACTGGGGTTCCGGCGTGCAGAATCGACATGGCGAACGGTTCCTTTCCGCAGGAGTCCGGACGAGGTGGATCAGCGGGTGCACTGGTGACCGGCACGATCCACGACCGTCCGTCGACATGCTGGACAGTGACGGTGTCGGCGCCTTCGCCGACGACCAGCAACGAATCCAGTGCCAGATCTCCGATGAATGAACGTACGGCGACCTCGGCCGCCTGACCGCGCTTGGTCCAGGTGGAGCGGCCGCGCAGCCCGGTCAGTACTGTTTCGCCGCGGTCGGCCGCGGCCAGGACCTCGACCGCCGTGTCGACCGTGAGATGCCCGTGCATGGTCCCGGCCGGCAGGTACGTCGCGGTGGGCGCGAACCGGTGCCCGCCGAGGTGATTGGCCTCCCAGACCCGACCTGGCACGCGCTCGGCCAGCCCTGCCACCAGCGGCCGTCCGAGTACGGCGCAACACTCGTCGCGCTTCCCGTTGGTACAGACCAGCACGATCGGCTCGTCGACCGGAGCCAAGGCCGGCAGCGACGCCATTGTCGCCGTGCGGTCACCGCGGGCGACCGCGCCGAGGTCGAGGTCGTTCAGCTCCGTAGGATCCACGACCCGGCCGCCAAGTAGCCACGCATTGCCCGGCCTCGTGGACGCCACGAAGACCTGGTGCGATCGCTCGACCGAGTCGGCGTGCCGGCCAGGGGAGCGGATCAGGCCGAACCGTACGTCGACCTTCTTGCACTCGTCGTCGAAGGCGCCACCGAATCTCGGGTCGAGGTGACTCTGTGTCGGCGCCTTCGCACCCCACGGACCGGGCTGCTCGACGACGACCCATCCGGTCGCGATCACCGCCGTACCCGGCAACGGCTCCTGCAGTACTCGACAGAAGGTCGAGCACAGGCCGGCGGCAGGAGCAGGGGTCCCAGGTGTCACAGCTTCACGGTACGCGACCTGAGACGGCTGTCCCTCATGATGATCATCATGTGTGCGGTGCGCCACGCCGCCCGAGCAGGAGGACGCCCAGGACAGCGGCCAGGAACGCGCACACCGCGGCCCCGGCGAAGATCGCGTGAACTTGTGAAACGGCCGCGTCGCGGAGTGCATCGACGAACGGGCGGCAGTCGCCGGGGGAGGTCGGGCAGAGCTCGTTCGGCGATTTGATGCCGTCGGCAATGGCGTAGTACCGGCGGAGGCCGATCGCGGTCAGTGCTGAGACCCCCACGAGCATGCCGACCATCCGAGCGACCACGACGAGAGCGCTCACCAGGCCGTGGCTGTCGGCGGGAGTCGCGCCGAGCATCGCGGTGTTCAACGGTGAGAGCGCCAGCCCGAATCCGAAGCCGCAGACGAGCAGTACGACGGTCGCCGGCCAGTGATCCAGCGCCGTACGGCTCCAGAACGCCATCACCACGAACATCGCGCCGGACAACCCGAGCCCGGCGCCGGTGATCAACCCGAGCCCGTGGCGCCGTGTCAGCCAGCCGCCGACGACCGCACCGACCGGCAGAGCGATCAGGAACCGCAGCAGCACCAGAGCGGCCGCCAACTGACCGCCGCCCTGCGTCGTGCGAGCAAACACCGGTACGTCGACCAGGGCCGCGATCAGCGCGCATCCGATCAGAAAACTGACCACCAGCGAACCCCACGCCGGGCGACCACTCAACAAACCACGGGGCACGATCGCGGCCGCCGTACGACGCTGCCAGAGCGCGAATGCGACCGCGAACACGGCTGCCGCGACGAGCAGCCACGGCCCGGCCGGCGACATCAGTTCGCGCTCGGGATCTGCCGTCGCGAAAGCGAGGACGACACCGGCCAGCGCGAGCGCGAGCAGCAGTGCGCCGACGAGGTCGACTCGCGAGAGCATTGCGGCCAGGTGTCCACGAGTGCGCCTCAGCACGAGGCCGAGCCAGACAAGCGCCAGGACCAGCGTGACGATCCCGATGGGCGTGAGCAGCCGGGACGTTCCGGTGAAGGGCACGAAGGGCAGACCGAGCGTCACCCCAGACGCGAGTCGATCCGGCGCTGTGAGCGTCAGGCCCAGCGCAATGCACGCGAGTAACCCGACGGCACCCGAGATCCGGGGCCGCCAGCGACCGCGGAGGAGCAGTGCGAGAACGATGGCGACGACCAGATTGAGCCAGAAAATGTACCGCCAGTCAGCCACCGCGAGTACGGCGGCGCCCAGCAGCGGACCCAGCACGGAGCCGAGCTCCTGCACCGCCCCGACCACACCCAACGGCAACCCACGCCGCTCCGCAGGCCATAGGTCGGCGACGAGCGCGAGTGTGGCCGGAACCAGCCCACCACCGCCGACACCTTGAAGAAACCGACCGGTTACCACCAGCGGCAGGTCGTAGGCGCCTGCCGTGATCAGCGACCCGACCGCGAACAGCACCAGTGCTCCGACGAGCACCGGCGTACGCCCGGCGACATCCGCGATCCGCCCGATCAGCGGCAGTACGGCGATGTACCCGAGCAGGAACCCGGAAATGATCGGCGCCGCCCGCTGCAACTCGTCCGCGGACAGCCCGACCCCAGCCATCATGTCCGGCAACGCCAGCACCACGACGTACGTGTCAGCCGCCGCAAACGCGACAGCAACCGAGGCCAGCGTGAGGCGGGTCCTCGGGGTCACGGCTTCGTGATTTCGATCTTCTCGCCGTATTTGTCCAGGGTTACGTCGTAGCTGCTGGTGGCGCCGGAGTAGAACGGGCCGGTGATGGTCGCCGAGACCAGCTGCTTGCTGCTCTTGTCGATCTTGAACGTACTCGGGAAGTCCTGGTCGGCAGGAGCCTTCGGGAAGATGCCCTGGAGGGTCTTGCCCTCGACCGAGCCGGTGACCTCGGTGAGGACCTTCGCGCCCTCGCGGGTCTCGCCCTTCACCTTGGGGTCCTTGAGCGTCGGCAGGACGGCGGTCAGGCCCTTCGCCGGATCGAGCAGGATCGCCGGGTCGGGCGCGCCGAGCCCGGCCAGCTGCGTCGGCGTGAGCTCGATGTAGCTGGGGGAGAACGACACCTTGGCGTAGACCTTGCTCCCGACCGCGACCACCTCGGCGTCGATCGGCGAACCGGACGACCGCACGGTCAGCTTGCCCTTGAACGCGGGCGCGTGCGTCGCGACGCCGTCACCGCTGGCGAGCGTCTGCGCGTTGTCCGGCAGGTCGCGCCCGGTCAGCACGATGTGCACGCTGGCGGCCTCGTCGATGGTCTTCTTGACGTCGGTCAGCAGCGCGACCGCGTCGCCGCCGGACTGGCCTCCGCCGCCGGACTCCTTCTTGTCGCTACAGCCCGCCACCGCAAGTACCACGACCGCGCACAGCGCGAGCACTCTCTTCACAGGGGTCAGCCTGCCAGATCGGGAGCGCATGCAGCGATGGGCTGAGCAACCGGTACGCCGGAGCCGTCGCGCCGCAGGTCGACAGGTGGCAGGTCGACCGGTGCGCCGCTGTTCGCGCTGGCCTTCACCGGCGCCGTGCCGATGTACCCGAGCAGCAGCCCGTCCTCGCCCTTGAGCAGCCGCTGGCAACGCACACCGCCGGTCCCGCGGCCCTTGCCCGGGTACTCGCTGAACGGCGTCAGCTTCACCGCGCCGACCTCGGTCCCCGGCAGCGCGGACGACGAGCCCGCGATGGTGACGACCTGCGCCTCGCGCCCGGTGTCCACGGCGCCGAAGAACACCACCTTCGCCTTCGCAGCGAGCCGTACGCCGGCCATGCCGCCGGCGGTCCGCCCCTGCGGCCGCACGACCGAGGCGGGGAAGTGCAGCAGTTGCGCGTCGGACGTGATGAAGCACAGCTCCTCGTCACCTGTGGTCAGCTCGACCGCGCCGATGACCTCGTCGCCGTCCTTGAGCCCGATGATCTCCCACGAGTCCCGGTTGCTGAGGTGATCCGGTACGACGCGCTTCACGACGCCACTCGTCGTACCGAGGGCGACGCCGACCGAGTCCGGATCCATCGTGGTCAGTGCCAGCGCCTTCTCGCCCGGGTCCAGCGACACGAACTCCGCGATCGGCGCGCCACCCTGCAGGTTCGGCGCGTTCGCGGTCGTCGGTACGGCGGGAAGGTCGAGCGACTCGAGCCGGATCAACCGGCCCGCACTGGTGATCAGGCCGTACTGCCCGCGGGCGGTGCTCTTCACCGCGGACACGATCGCGTCGTGCTTCGCGCGCGCGTCGCTGGGACCGAACGGCTCCACACCGTTCGTCCGCGCGAGCAGCCCTGTCGAGCTCATCAGGATCCAGCACGGGTCGTCGCTGACCTCGAGCGGCACGGCGGCCGTCTTGGTCGCGCCCGACGATTCCAGCAGCACGGTCCGCCGCGGCGTCCCGTACGTCTTCGCGACCTCGGCGAGCTCGTCGGACACCGTCTTGCGGAGCAGCGCGGCGTCCTCGATGATCGCGGTCAGCGCCTCGATCTCGCGCTCCAGCTCGCCCTTCTCGGTCTCCAGCTCGAGCTTGGAGTACTTCGTCAGCCGGCGCAGCGGCATGTCCAGGATGTAGTTCGCCTGGATCTCGGACAGGTCGTAGATCTCGATCAGCCGCGCCCGGGCCTCGGCCGAGTCGTCGCTGCTCCGGATCACCTGGATGACCTCGTCGATGTCCAGGATCGCGATCAGCAGACCGTCGACGATGTGCAGCCGGTCCTGGGCCTTCTTCCGGCGGAACTCGCTGCGCCGGCGCGTCACGTCGTACCGGTGCGCGAGGTAGACCTCGAGCAGCTCCTTCAGGCCGAGCGTGCGCGGCTGTCCCTCGACCAGGCACACGTTGTTGACGTGGAACGCGTCCTCGAGCGGGGTCATCTTGTAGAGCTGCTCAAGCAGCGCCTCGGGGACGAAGCCGTTCTTGACCTCGATGACCAGCTGCGTGCCGTGGGCGCGGTCGGTGAGGTCCTTGACGTCCGCGATGCCCTGGAGCTTCTTGCTCTGCACCAGTGTCTTGATCTTCTCGATCACCTTCTCCGGGCCGACGGAGTACGGCAGTTCGGTGACCACGATGCCCTTGCGGCGCGGGGTGACGTTCTCGACGCGCGCGGTGGCGCGCATCTTGAAGCTGCCGCGGCCGGTCGCGTACGCGTCCTTGATGCCTTCCAGGCCGACGATCTTGCCGCCGGTCGGCAGGTCCGGCCCGGGGATGAACCGCATCAGGTCGTCGAGGTCGGCACCCGGCGTCTTGATCAGGTGCCGCAGCGCCTGGATCACCTCGACCAGGTTGTGCGGGGCCATGTTGGTGGCCATCCCGACCGCGATCCCGGCGGCGCCGTTGACCAGCAGGTTCGGGAAGGCGGCCGGCAGCACGTACGGCTCGGTCTCCCGGCCGTCGTAGTTCGGCTTGAAGTCGACGACGTTCTCGTCCAGACCGGTCGTCATCGCCATCGACGGCGGCGCCATCCGGCACTCGGTGTAACGCATCGCCGCCGGACCATCGTCCAGAGATCCGAAGTTTCCGTGGCCGTCGATCAGCGGCACGCGCATCGACCACGGCTGCGCGGTCCGGACCAGGGCGTCGTAGATCGCGCCGTCGCCGTGCGGGTGGTACTTACCCATGACCTCACCGACGACGCGGGCCGACTTCACATGGCCGCGGTCGGGGCGGATGTTGTTCTCCGCCATCGAGAACAGGATCCGCCGCTGGACCGGTTTGAGGCCGTCCCGGGCGTCGGGCAGCGCCCGGGCGTAGATCACCGAGTAGGCGTACTCCAGGTAGCTGGTACGCATCTCGTCGGAGACGTCGACGTCGAGGATGCGCTCCTCGAAGTCCTCGGGTTCGGCGGTGCTGGTACGGCGTGCCATGCGGGTCTACGAACTCCTCGATCAAGCGGTACGGGCGCCGCGACGGTCCGGCGCGCCGCACCCATTGTCCCTGGTGAACGGCGATTCTCCCGGCCACGACCCACCCTGTCGTCGATCTCCTCCACGGTTGCGGACTAGTCCACCGCTGCGGAGGGCTGCGACCGGCGCAGGAGGTACGTCGTCGGGGCCAGAGCGGACCCTACCGCCAGGATCAGACAAAGTGCGCCGATACCCAGCAGGATGCCCCACGGCACGGTGGTCGGTACGTCGGCCAGACCCGCGTTCATCGCGTGCCGGATCAGTACTCCGACCGTCACCGTGATCACGGTCCCGAGGCTGAGCGCGATCGTGCCGACCAGCGACGACTCCCAGAGCACCATGCGCCGCAGCTGCGCCGGCGTCGCGCCGAGCAACCGCGACGTGACGAACTCGTGGCGGCGCTGCAGACTGCCCATCAGGAGTGTGTTGGCGATCGCAATGGCGCTGTAGAGCGCGGCCGGCCCGAGCAGCATGACGAGCCCGATCCGGTTGCCCTCCCGGACGCCCTTCGCCTGGTCGGCCTCCCAGTCGGTCGCCAACTGTGCTCCGGGAATCCGCTGCACGAGATCCGCGGGCGATACCCCGTCGGCCGGCAGCACAAAGCTGCGCTCGACCTGTGCCTCCGGTGCATGTTGGCGCGCCAGGTCGAGCGGGATCAGGAACGACGGATTCACGCCGAACGCGTCCTTCACGATCGCGACCACCCGAAGCTTCACCGGCGTCCGGTCGGGGAACACCACCGGGATCTCGTCGCCGACGTGGTAGCTCTCGAACCCCGCCATCTCCTTGCTGACAGCAACCGTATTGCCGGTCAGTCCGGTCAGAGATCCGGACCGCACGGTGAGGTCCCGGGTCTGCGACGCGATGGCGGGATCGATCCCCTCGGCGTCCTCGAGCTGCGCGTAGTCGGCCGCGATCCGCACCACCTGAACCGGCAGTCCTGCATCAACGGCCTTCGTACCGGCGCTGTCGACGGGTGCGGCTCCAGTGACGACGATCGGCGCCCGGACCGCGTCGCGGACGGTCGCCGCCGCACTGTCAGCGACAAAGCTGAGACTCAGCACCATGGACCCGGCGATCGCCGAGATGGCGAGGATCGGCGCCGCGAGGGATGCACTCCGTCGCGGCGCGGCGAGCACGTTGCTCCGGGCCAGTCGCCCCGACACCTGCGTCCACGCGACCAGCGGTACCGCCCACACCCGTCCGATCAGCGGTACGACGAGGGGCGCGAGCAACGTCAGCGCGATCACCATCACCATCGGCGTGAACATCGCGAGCGGTACGGCGCCCTCACCGCTCGACGGCCGGATCAGCGTGAGCATGGTGATCGCGCCGGCCAGGAACAGCAGCCCGAACACGACCCGCACCGGCCCGATCCGCGGGGGCTCGAGAGACGCCTCCCGCAGTGCGTCGATGGGCGCGACCTTGCCCGCGCGCCGAGCCGCCGAACGCGCACCGAGCATCGCGACCAGCAGGCCGGCCGCGACGGCGATCGCGAGCGGGACCCACGGCGACGCCGGCTCCAGTTTCACCGGCGCCAGCTCGGTGTACGACGCCTTGCGCAGCAGGAGCGGTGTCGCGAGGTGAGCCGCGAATGCCCCGGTCAGCGATGCGGCGAGCGCGACGGCGACTGCCTCGCCGAGCACCATCCGGCGGATCTGCCGCGGCGTCGCGCCGATCAGCCGCAGCAGCCCGAGCTCCCGCCGGCGGGACGCGACGGCGAACGCGAACGTGCTCGCGATCACGAACATCGTGATGAACCCGCTGATCGTCCCGACCATGCTGAGCACGGTCTGCAAACCGGACACGTCGGCGTCCGACAACGGCACCTTCACGGTCTCAGGCGGCGTACCGTCGCCGCCGAGAGTGGTGACGCCGATGCTCGCGGAGGTCGGCCCGTGGTACGCGACCGTGGCGGCCGTCGCGGTCGCCGCCAGCCCGAGCAGGAACACCCCGACTGCGAGCGCCACGAACGAACCGGCGTACAGCGATCGGTGCCGGCCGACGGTTTGCCGGCTGAGGAAGAACATCATCGCTCCAGGTCGCTCATCGCCGCCGCGATCTGCGCGGGCGTGGCGCGATCGAGGTGGCCGGCGAGCAGCCCGTCGGACAGGAACAGCACGCGTTCGGCGTACGCGGCCGCGACCGGGTCGTGGGTCACCATCACGACGGTCTGGCCCGCGCTGTCGGTTGCCTCGCGCAACAGTCCGAGGATCTGCCGGCTGGTGCCGCTGTCCAGTGCGCCGGTCGGTTCGTCGGCGAAGAACACCGACGGGCGGGTGATCAGCGCCCGCGCGATCGCGACCCGCTGCTGCTGCCCGCCGGACAGCTCGGCGGGCCGCCGCTTCGCTTTCCCTTCCAGTCCGACCTGTTCCAGCACCCGCTGTACGTCGTTCCGCGCCGGGCGGCGACCGGTGAGGCGCAGCGGGAGTGCCACGTTGTCGTACACGGTCAGCGAGGGCAGCAGGTTGTACGCCTGGAACACGAAGCCCATCTCGGCCCGGCGCAGTTTCGTGAGCTCTACCTCGTTCAGTCCGAGGAGGGTGACTCCGTTGAGTACGACGGTCCCTGTGGTCGGATGGTCGAGTCCTGCCGCGCACTGCAGCAGTGTCGACTTGCCGGAGCCGGACGGGCCCATCACAGCCGTGAACGAGCCCCGGGCGAAGTGGTAGGTCACCCCGCGCAGCGCGTCGACCGCTCCGGCCTTGGAACGGTATGTCTTGGTGATGCCGTCCAGTAGCAGCGCAGGCGGCTCGGCCGGTGCGGTGAACGGATAGGTCGGCGCGGTAGCGGTCATGGTTCCAGCAAACCGTCGTACGACGATCTGGACCCTGGCCCACGGGGGAGACCCGCAGTAGCGCGCACGCTACCGCCCAGGGACCAGAGCCCGCCTAGGGTTGGGGCCATGACCGTGTGGGCCGCATTGGCTTCGCCGCGCTACCTGATCTCGTCGTGGCCGTGGCGGAGCTATGCGTACCTGTTGACGTCCGTGCCGATGGGTGTGGTGTCGATCGTGGTGCTGGTCGGGCTGGCGGGACTGAGCGCGGTGCTGAGCCCGATCCTGATCGGGATCGTGATGCTGGCGGCGTTCCCGCTGATCGGCGCGGCGATCGGGAGGGCGGAGCGATGGCGGGCCGGACTGATGCTGCTCGACGGCATCAGCAGTCCGCACGCGAAGCTGCCGGCCGGGCTCACGCTGCGAGCGAGGCTGACGTTCCGGCGCCGCGAGCAGGCGTCGATGCGGGCGCTCGGGTACGGCTTCGTGCTCGGCGTCTTCCTCTGGCCGCTGAGCGCCCTGTTCGCGGGGGTCAGCGCGACCACCCTTCTCACGACCCTCGCGGCACCAGTGATCGCGGACGGCGATCAAATGGGCATGGGTCCGTGGACGATGGACACTGCGCGGGAAGGGCTCTTGTTCCTGGTCCTGTTCGGGCCAGTGTTCTTCGTGGTCAGCTCGTACTTGCTCGGGGTGATCGCCGGCGCGCAGGCCTCGCTCGCGAAGGTGATGCTCGGGCCGCGGCAGGAGGAGCTCCAGCGGAACCTCGCCGAGTTGCGTCGTTCGAGGCTGGACCTGGTCGACGCGTTCGAGACCGAGCGGGTGCGGATCGAGCGGCACCTGCACGACGGCGTACAGCAGCGGCTGGTCGGACTCACCATGACGCTCGGTCTCGCCGAGCTGGACCTCCCGGAAGGTGAGGGCAAGCGTTTGGTGGTCAAGGCGCATGGGGAGGCCGAGGCGGCGCTGGCGGACCTGCGGGCCGCTGTCCGAGGCATTCATCCGCGGGTGCTGGTGGATCACGGGCTGGAGGCCGCCGTACGGGAAGTGGCCGATCGGATGCCGCTCCCGGTGACGTTGCAGCTGTCGATCCCGACGCGGTTGCCGGGTCCGATCGAGGCCGCGGCGTACTTCGTCGTCAGTGAAGCGCTGGCGAACGTCGCCAAGCACGCGCAGGCCTCGACGTGCGAGGTGACCGGCTGGGTCGACAAGGACCGGCTCGTCATCACGGTGCAGGACGACGGCGTCGGCGGCGCGCAGTTGGGTGCCGGGACGGGTCTCACCGGGTTGGTGACGCGGTTGGACGCTTTGGGCGGCAGACTCGACGTCGACAGCCCATCCGGTGGGCCGACGCGATTGAGGATGGAGTGCCCGTGCCGACTCGGCGATTGAGCATCGTGCTGGCGGAAGATTCACTGCTGCTGCGAGAGGGTCTGGCCAGCATTCTGGATCGCGCCGGGCACGAGGTACGGGACGCTGTCGGGGACGGGGATGCTCTGCTGGCTGTCGTCCGCAAGGACCCGCCGGACATGGTGATCACCGACGTACGGATGCCGCCCGGGCACAGCGACGAAGGGCTGCGGGCCGCGGCGGCGATCCGGGCGGAGCTGCCCGAGATCGGGATCCTGGTGCTGTCGCAGTACGTCGCCGATGCCTACCTGTCGACGTTGCTGGAGACAACGACCGGCGGGATCGGGTACCTGTTGAAGGACCGGGTCGGGCACGTGACCGAGTTCCTCGAGTCGCTGGACCGGGTCGCCGACGGCGGGACCGTGGTCGACCCCGAGGTCGTGCGGCAGTTGCTGGCGCGGCGGCGGAACGACGGGCCGCTGTCCGCGCTGACGCCGCGCGAACTGGAGGTGCTCGCGCTGATGGCCGAAGGCCGGGTGAACGGGTCGATCGCGGAGCAGTTGGTGGTGAGTGAGGCCGCCGTACGCAAGCACGTCGGGAATATCTTCGCCAAGCTGCGGTTGGACGAAGGGTTGGACCGGCGCGTTTCCGCAGTGCTGACGTATTTGAGGGGCTAGCGATGGACGAGGCGATTCGGAAGATCCTGGCCGAGTGCGAGACCTGGGCCGTGGTGGGGCTGTCGAACAACACCAGCCGGGCGGCGTACGGGGTGGCGCGGTTCCTGCAGAGTCACGGGAAGCGGATCGTGCCGGTGCATCCGGCGGCGGAGACGGTGCACGGCGAGCAGGGGTACGCGCGGCTCGCGGACATCCCGTTTGCGGTGGACTGCGTGGACGTGTTCGTGCGGTCCGAGCTGGCCGGGGACATCGCCGACCAGGCGGTGGGAATCAACGCGAAAGCGGTCTGGTTCCAGCTCGATGTAGTGGATCAGGACGCCTACGCACGGACGACGGCCGCGGGTCTCACGATGGTGATGGACCACTGCCCGGCGATCGAGTGGGGACGTCTCGGACCGATCTCTTCCGAAGGGCTCTGATGTTCACGATCGACACGTCCACCGGCTTCGGTAAGCGCATCGCACGGCAGCTCGACGACGAGCGGGTGGTCTGGCTGACCACCGTCGCCCCGTCTGGCACGCCGGCGCCCACCCCGGTGTGGTTCCTCTGGCACGACGACGAGATCCTGATCAGCAGCGAGCCGGACAAGGCCAAGCTGCGCAACGTCGCCGGCCATCCGCAGGTCACGGTCAACTTCAACGCCACCCACACCGGGGGAGACGTCGGCGTCATCTCCGGCACGGCGGTGATCGACGCGGACCCGATCAGCGGCGACACGCTGGCGGCGTACAACGCGAAGTACGCCGACGACATCACCGGCCTCGGCATGACCCCGGACCAG
This Kribbella sp. NBC_00482 DNA region includes the following protein-coding sequences:
- a CDS encoding sensor histidine kinase; its protein translation is MTVWAALASPRYLISSWPWRSYAYLLTSVPMGVVSIVVLVGLAGLSAVLSPILIGIVMLAAFPLIGAAIGRAERWRAGLMLLDGISSPHAKLPAGLTLRARLTFRRREQASMRALGYGFVLGVFLWPLSALFAGVSATTLLTTLAAPVIADGDQMGMGPWTMDTAREGLLFLVLFGPVFFVVSSYLLGVIAGAQASLAKVMLGPRQEELQRNLAELRRSRLDLVDAFETERVRIERHLHDGVQQRLVGLTMTLGLAELDLPEGEGKRLVVKAHGEAEAALADLRAAVRGIHPRVLVDHGLEAAVREVADRMPLPVTLQLSIPTRLPGPIEAAAYFVVSEALANVAKHAQASTCEVTGWVDKDRLVITVQDDGVGGAQLGAGTGLTGLVTRLDALGGRLDVDSPSGGPTRLRMECPCRLGD
- a CDS encoding TIGR03667 family PPOX class F420-dependent oxidoreductase, translating into MFTIDTSTGFGKRIARQLDDERVVWLTTVAPSGTPAPTPVWFLWHDDEILISSEPDKAKLRNVAGHPQVTVNFNATHTGGDVGVISGTAVIDADPISGDTLAAYNAKYADDITGLGMTPDQFHAAYSVLIRITPQKLRGF
- a CDS encoding ABC transporter ATP-binding protein codes for the protein MTATAPTYPFTAPAEPPALLLDGITKTYRSKAGAVDALRGVTYHFARGSFTAVMGPSGSGKSTLLQCAAGLDHPTTGTVVLNGVTLLGLNEVELTKLRRAEMGFVFQAYNLLPSLTVYDNVALPLRLTGRRPARNDVQRVLEQVGLEGKAKRRPAELSGGQQQRVAIARALITRPSVFFADEPTGALDSGTSRQILGLLREATDSAGQTVVMVTHDPVAAAYAERVLFLSDGLLAGHLDRATPAQIAAAMSDLER
- a CDS encoding response regulator transcription factor; this encodes MPTRRLSIVLAEDSLLLREGLASILDRAGHEVRDAVGDGDALLAVVRKDPPDMVITDVRMPPGHSDEGLRAAAAIRAELPEIGILVLSQYVADAYLSTLLETTTGGIGYLLKDRVGHVTEFLESLDRVADGGTVVDPEVVRQLLARRRNDGPLSALTPRELEVLALMAEGRVNGSIAEQLVVSEAAVRKHVGNIFAKLRLDEGLDRRVSAVLTYLRG
- a CDS encoding CoA-binding protein, which encodes MDEAIRKILAECETWAVVGLSNNTSRAAYGVARFLQSHGKRIVPVHPAAETVHGEQGYARLADIPFAVDCVDVFVRSELAGDIADQAVGINAKAVWFQLDVVDQDAYARTTAAGLTMVMDHCPAIEWGRLGPISSEGL